A window of Aurantibacillus circumpalustris genomic DNA:
TCTTCAACAAAATTATTTATAATAGATTCACCGAATTCACCGCGAATATCTAAAATGTAGTGCGGAAAACCATAGGTAACCGCCATGGTACGCGCATCATTTATGCTATCTAGACTACAGCAGCCGGTTTCGCGTTTGCTAGAGCCAGAACTCTCGTAATCCCACGTTTTCATGGTGATTCCAATTACTTCATAACCTTGCTCATGCAGCATCATAGCAGTAACGCTGCTATCAATACCGCCACTCATGGCTACTAATACTTTTCCGTGCTTGCTCATTTACTTACCGTGCTGTAATTTGCGTTGGCAAAGATACGAATAATAGTTCCCTTCTAAAACCCTCGAAAACAATACTAAAGTTAATTTTTATTGTTTTAACAGGCTCAGAGTTAAGCTATTTTTTCTTTTGCTGATTGGACTTCGCTGGATTTGAATCTTGAGTTTTGCTTTTCGCAAAAAACTCGTCGGTTTCCTTTTGTGACGCTAATATTCCGTTTTTATATAATTCCTTTTCACGCACTTTTCCGCTTTCTGTTTTATAAATCCACGGACCATTTTTTGATCCATTTTTATAATAACCCGCCGCAACTTCAACCCCATTCGGGTAGTGATACGTTACCCTTCCCTCTAATTTATCATTGATATAATTTCCTTGCGCCTTTACCGTATTTCCAGAAAAATATTGCTTAAACGGGCCGCTTTGTAAATCGTTTTTATAATTTCTTTCTTCTGAAACGCTTCCATCAGGTAAGTAAACCGTGAAAACACCGTCCTTTTTGCCATTTTTATAATTCTCTCTTGATATTAATATTCCAAGTTCATCATAATAAGTCCATGTACTATCTTTTATTTCTTCATTTATGTACTTTCCTTCCGCCATTCTTTTTCCATTCATATGAAATAATTTAGCGTAGGCTCCTTTTCCATTTGCATTAAAATACATAATTGCCCGAATAGAATCGGTTTGATAATAATATTTAAATTTTCCTACCGGTTTATTGTCTTTAAACGCCCCTTCATAAATGAGTTTGTTTTTTTCGTCAGTCTTTTTCCAATAACCTTGTTTTTGACCTTTAGAATCAGTTGTTTGAGAATAACCCAGAAAACTAGAAGTTATCGCAATAATTACTAAAACTTTTCTCATCAGATGTATAATAAATTTTTGTGTTAAAGATACATTAAAAAAAACGTATGGTTTTGAAAACTTACTAAAGCAATATTACTTTATATTTTTCTGCCATTTTTTTTAGTTGTTCTTCACTGATGTTGTGAGTGTTTTTACTCTTATGTCTATTTTCCACAGTAACAACGAAAACCTGATAAGTGTATTTTGAAGCCAATTTAAAATAAGGT
This region includes:
- a CDS encoding toxin-antitoxin system YwqK family antitoxin → MRKVLVIIAITSSFLGYSQTTDSKGQKQGYWKKTDEKNKLIYEGAFKDNKPVGKFKYYYQTDSIRAIMYFNANGKGAYAKLFHMNGKRMAEGKYINEEIKDSTWTYYDELGILISRENYKNGKKDGVFTVYLPDGSVSEERNYKNDLQSGPFKQYFSGNTVKAQGNYINDKLEGRVTYHYPNGVEVAAGYYKNGSKNGPWIYKTESGKVREKELYKNGILASQKETDEFFAKSKTQDSNPAKSNQQKKK